A portion of the Leptospira noumeaensis genome contains these proteins:
- a CDS encoding LIC_10030 family protein: MKVQDYQSINRILNETSAKNKPGEIFVDNLHSPYIQFAEKFLIPGTSSTQPEFGDIKNFVHTVLKYIPEAIEGTCLLPEPRPKRETGKLFFVRPMIFGSSRFLYVFSVDMLYLGGASSAEIKKPGSQNMTPSILTDRLYFQVKIIHLHSTKEEGENVTDFQAKRFEGGIFRVESEKDDNKPIRRFSEIFDEIDFSDTESTIREELGITPEVWKLGRIYSPIGIDYLSLSLRFLTPSLPQTIQQFRNFYPVLTETEAGIPEETLEKYHKYLSSFEVERTQSKSGNILWKVIQKSSDN; the protein is encoded by the coding sequence ATGAAAGTACAAGATTATCAATCCATCAACCGGATCCTGAATGAAACATCCGCAAAAAACAAACCCGGTGAAATTTTTGTAGATAACCTACATTCTCCATACATTCAGTTTGCAGAAAAGTTTTTGATTCCAGGAACATCTAGCACACAACCAGAGTTTGGTGATATTAAAAATTTTGTGCACACAGTTCTGAAATACATTCCCGAGGCGATTGAAGGAACTTGTTTATTACCAGAGCCAAGACCCAAACGAGAAACAGGCAAATTGTTTTTTGTTCGTCCCATGATCTTCGGGTCGTCCCGGTTTTTGTATGTTTTTTCGGTAGATATGTTGTATTTGGGTGGTGCCAGTTCCGCAGAAATTAAAAAACCCGGCTCACAAAATATGACACCTTCCATTCTTACGGACAGGTTGTACTTCCAAGTAAAAATCATTCACCTTCATTCCACAAAAGAAGAGGGTGAAAACGTTACCGACTTTCAAGCGAAACGTTTCGAGGGTGGGATTTTCCGAGTGGAATCAGAAAAAGATGATAACAAACCCATCCGTAGATTTTCAGAAATTTTTGATGAAATTGATTTTTCAGACACAGAATCAACCATTCGTGAAGAACTTGGTATCACACCTGAAGTTTGGAAATTGGGAAGGATTTATAGTCCTATTGGAATTGATTATTTGTCTTTATCTTTACGTTTTTTAACTCCTAGTCTTCCGCAAACCATCCAGCAGTTTCGAAATTTTTATCCCGTTCTGACGGAAACAGAAGCGGGAATTCCAGAAGAAACTCTAGAAAAATACCATAAATATCTTTCTTCTTTTGAAGTAGAGAGGACTCAGTCGAAGTCCGGTAATATTTTATGGAAAGTCATTCAGAAATCATCCGATAATTAA
- a CDS encoding inositol monophosphatase family protein, which translates to MGISSPTISFPIDETIKRIEYVKANAMGIIHEAKKIQREVSSIRSETDADEKERIDAADGKLGDILIRFLQKSFPKDGIICEDKPTIDGGDFKWVLDPVDGSMNFVRGLPLYAISFGLEHRETPVGGVVIVPPQESVYSAVMGEGAYKNGEQIRTSRISELNRAIFSPNLPTKRAHMIQEIMADLSGFLTYARSFRRTGSFVLDACFIAEGVMDAIWEKTVKHWDVSAISVILAEAGGKLTDLNGVHYYTGLPELVASNGVLHSEILNLLKTVRSTVSRN; encoded by the coding sequence ATGGGCATATCGTCACCAACCATTAGTTTTCCCATTGATGAAACCATCAAACGGATCGAATACGTAAAAGCAAATGCCATGGGTATCATCCATGAAGCAAAAAAAATCCAAAGAGAAGTATCTTCGATTCGTTCGGAAACTGATGCGGATGAAAAAGAAAGAATTGATGCCGCCGACGGTAAGTTAGGTGATATATTGATTCGTTTTTTACAAAAATCTTTTCCTAAAGATGGAATCATTTGTGAAGACAAACCAACCATTGATGGTGGGGATTTTAAATGGGTTTTAGATCCAGTGGATGGTTCCATGAATTTTGTTCGTGGCCTTCCTTTATATGCAATCTCTTTTGGATTGGAACATAGAGAAACACCAGTGGGTGGAGTGGTAATCGTTCCTCCGCAAGAATCCGTTTATTCCGCTGTGATGGGCGAGGGTGCTTATAAAAATGGAGAACAAATTCGTACGTCGCGAATTTCAGAACTCAATCGTGCTATTTTTTCTCCCAATTTACCTACAAAACGAGCTCATATGATCCAAGAGATCATGGCTGACCTTTCTGGATTTTTAACCTATGCTCGTTCGTTCCGTAGGACTGGTTCCTTTGTTTTGGATGCTTGTTTTATTGCTGAGGGTGTGATGGATGCCATTTGGGAAAAAACAGTCAAACATTGGGACGTTTCGGCCATTTCTGTGATTTTAGCAGAAGCAGGTGGGAAATTGACTGACTTAAATGGAGTCCATTACTATACCGGACTTCCGGAGTTAGTGGCTTCTAATGGAGTTTTACATTCGGAAATTTTAAATTTATTGAAGACAGTTCGTTCTACAGTCAGTCGAAATTAA
- a CDS encoding superoxide dismutase, whose protein sequence is MEHKLPELPYAKDALLPHISPETLEFHYGKHHQTYVTNLNNLIKGTEFENATLEDIVKKSSGGIFNNAAQIWNHTFYWHSLSPKGGGAPTGAVADLITKSFGSFDAFKEKFSQSAITNFGSGWTWLVKKGDGVEIVNTSNAGSPLKDGLQSLLTIDVWEHAYYIDFRNARPKYVEAFWNLVNWDFANQNLK, encoded by the coding sequence ATGGAACATAAACTCCCAGAACTTCCTTATGCAAAGGATGCACTTCTTCCCCATATTTCACCTGAAACTTTAGAGTTTCATTATGGTAAACACCACCAAACTTACGTTACAAACCTCAACAACCTAATCAAAGGGACTGAGTTTGAAAATGCTACTCTTGAAGACATTGTTAAGAAGTCTTCAGGTGGAATTTTTAATAACGCAGCGCAAATTTGGAATCACACATTCTACTGGCATTCTCTTTCCCCTAAAGGTGGTGGAGCTCCTACTGGTGCTGTTGCTGATTTGATCACAAAATCCTTTGGATCTTTTGACGCGTTCAAAGAAAAGTTTTCACAATCTGCAATCACTAACTTTGGATCTGGTTGGACATGGCTTGTGAAAAAAGGTGACGGCGTAGAGATCGTAAACACGAGCAACGCTGGTAGCCCTTTGAAAGATGGCCTCCAATCTCTACTTACGATTGATGTTTGGGAACATGCTTACTATATTGATTTCCGCAATGCACGTCCAAAATACGTAGAAGCATTCTGGAATTTAGTAAACTGGGATTTCGCAAACCAAAACTTAAAATAA